In one Lycium barbarum isolate Lr01 chromosome 7, ASM1917538v2, whole genome shotgun sequence genomic region, the following are encoded:
- the LOC132604548 gene encoding uncharacterized protein LOC132604548 has product MARDSCVARVTAGVAVGGAIGGAVGAVYGTYEAVRYKVPGLLKIRYIGQTTLGSAAIFGLFLGAGSLIHCGKSY; this is encoded by the exons ATGGCAAGAGATAGCTGCGTGGCGCGTGTGACTGCAGGTGTGGCGGTCGGCGGTGCAATTGGTGGTGCCGTTG GTGCTGTTTATGGGACATATGAGGCTGTTAGATACAAG GTTCCCGGCCTATTGAAAATTAGATACATTGGACAAACTACTCTAGGAAGTGCTGCCATATTTGGTCTCTTCTTGGGGGCTGGAAGCTTGATACACTGTGGAAAGTCATACTAA
- the LOC132601981 gene encoding histidine kinase CKI1-like, translating into MVALAVSIFTFVILTIRAGRRELYLCSALIKQMEATHQAESMSTDQSTAFGDANHDVRGSLAGITGLIRMCRAHASPGSELVKYLNRMESRMDSLLALLNKILDESKIIEGKKQLVEEEFKMDELLEDIVYPLYTNGVMKNVDVILDPCDGSVARFSRVKGDKIQLQRILNNLLQNADKFTSEGHITLCAWARKPSFDQSSNLAPNTSNTSTGCMSCLRLQNDEASVELRVLNKVQQDPKCVEFIFEVDDTGKGIPKEKQKSVFENYVQVNDPTTSVHGSQAGTGLGLGITQPLVRLMGGEIGIVDKSIGEKGTCFRFNIFLIACDQPQAQNQEAISVNYAREDDLESQLGGGYTSSDSYYSITSHQKPESSNVILFIKEEERCRVLRGL; encoded by the exons ATGGTTGCATTGGCTGTTTCAATATTCACTTTTGTGATACTAACAATAAGAGCTGGAAGAAGGGAATTGTATTTGTGTTCTGCACTTATAAAGCAAATGGAAGCAACTCATCAGGCTGAAAGTATGAGTACGGACCAAAGCACCGCATTTGGTGACGCAAATCATGATGTTAGAGGTTCTCTTGCTGGAATCACTGGATTAATTAGGATGTGTCGCGCCCATGCTTCGCCTGGATCCGAATTGGTGAAGTATTTGAATCGTATGGAATCTCGCATGGACAGTCTTTTAG CCTTATTAAATAAAATTCTTGACGAAAGCAAGATCATAGAAGGAAAGAAGCAACTTGTGGAAGAAGAATTCAAGATGGATGAGCTACTAGAAGATATTGTCTACCCACTTTACACTAATGGAGTGATGAAGAATGTAGACGTGATACTAGATCCATGTGATGGTTCTGTCGCAAGATTCTCTCGtgttaaaggagataagatacaATTACAACGGATCTTGAATAACTTGTTACAAAATGCAGATAAGTTCACCTCAGAGGGGCACATTACTCTTTGTGCTTGGGCTCGAAAACCTAGTTTTGATCAAAGTTCCAATCTTGCTCCGAATACAAGTAATACTAGTACTGGTTGTATGTCATGTTTACGTTTACAGAACGATGAAGCTTCTGTAGAACTGCGAGTCCTGAATAAAGTTCAGCAAGATCCCAAATGTGTAGAGTTCATATTCGAGGTGGATGATACGGGGAAAGGAATTCCTAAAGAGAAACAGAAATCAGTTTTTGAGAATTATGTTCAAGTGAATGATCCAACAACTTCTGTTCATGGATCACAAGCAGGCACTGGCTTAGGTCTCGGGATAACTCAGCCGCTG GTTCGGTTAATGGGAGGTGAAATTGGTATTGTCGACAAGAGCATTGGTGAAAAAGGCACTTGCTTTAGATTCAACATTTTCCTCATAGCATGTGATCAACCTCAAGCTCAAAATCAGGAAGCAATTAGTGTTAATTATGCAAGAGAAGATGATTTGGAGTCCCAATTAGGAGGAGGTTATACATCTAGTGACTCCTATTATAGTATCACTAGCCATCAAAAACCAGAAAGTTCCAATGTCATTCTTTTCATTAAGGAGGAAGAAAGATGTCGAGTTCTTCGTGGATTATGA
- the LOC132601982 gene encoding histidine kinase CKI1-like, with protein sequence MNIIGLKVHVVNRHGKFSQTLEKVKRNIINFASYNSSSSGKSKEIPLSALDGTDNDDRGRGLIRFILIIIDTSVGLTREISRAMADYRKDFPKNVSLRVVWLDKPGVDEDKLPSTDIFIAKPLHGSDLYRALEFVPEFRDKFLPPTVIQEEMKDETTSRMKIQQPLVNPPLEAKRQDVSVDVNGSSSNNLPLTGKKILVVEDDNMLLMICLFVVSKLGATTYTCGNGEEALDLVCKGLSDQRDIGPFTPSPPFDYIMMDCQVKFDSYSFF encoded by the coding sequence ATGAATATAATAGGCTTAAAGGTACATGTCGTTAATCGACACGGGAAGTTTTCTCAAACTCTGGAGAAGGTAAAAAGGAATATAATCAACTTTGCATCATACAACTCCTCATCCTCAGGAAAATCGAAGGAAATTCCCCTAAGTGCTTTAGATGGAACAGATAATGATGATAGGGGCAGAGGACTTATAAGATTCATCTTGATTATAATTGACACAAGTGTTGGACTAACTCGAGAAATAAGCCGTGCTATGGCTGATTACCGAAAAGACTTCCCTAAGAATGTGTCCCTTCGAGTTGTTTGGCTTGATAAACCAGGTGTAGACGAGGATAAGCTACCTTCAACTGACATATTCATCGCAAAACCACTACATGGTTCTGATTTATATCGTGCCCTCGAATTTGTACCAGAGTTTAGAGATAAATTTTTACCACCAACCGTCATACAAGAAGAAATGAAGGATGAAACAACTTCAAGAATGAAGATACAACAACCTCTGGTGAATCCACCCTTAGAAGCGAAAAGACAGGATGTTTCTGTTGATGTTAACGGAAGTTCTAGTAATAACTTACCTTTAACAGGAAAGAAAATCTTGGTGGTTGAGGATGATAACATGTTACTTATGATTTGCCTATTCGTGGTTTCTAAGCTTGGTGCAACCACTTACACATGCGGAAATGGTGAAGAAGCTCTAGATCTTGTCTGCAAAGGCCTTAGTGATCAACGAGATATAGGGCCATTCACTCCTTCACCACCATTTGATTATATTATGATGGATTGTCAGGTAAAATTTGATTCGTATTCATTCTTCTAG
- the LOC132601983 gene encoding uncharacterized protein LOC132601983 — MIGKPEDKILFQHFSHGHRLVYSNKFPSKGNTICSGCKLTILPGKFYYQCETCSFFLHNVCFNMPKNLQHLVDPIHHLTLLATPSSSSIHYSTKCKGCGKGIAGFSYACTKCSSYFHTLCLALPLSMELTSHCHKLDLEVCPPYDFECDLCKKPSYKGWLYHCSSCEFDAHISCAIKHKGADIENHCESVFQSKSSDQLQSKTGTGNKCHELMELLTIYMKGTEASVSEESFQDQLEHPAQQTPSYQFSDGCFSIDLAKSQLINEEQTGSQMRKETVEIPRNKEKQNVAYITLPKGVNLPSSNGIGTFEEFMLSGHPSKFVLSEEVKRLNLKLQGHKVQI; from the exons ATGATAGGAAAACCAGAGGACAAGATTCTATTCCAACATTTTAGTCATGGACATCGATTGGTGTACAGCAATAAGTTTCCTTCCAAAGGAAATACAATTTGTTCTGGCTGTAAACTCACTATATTGCCTGGTAAATTCTACTACCAATGTGAAACCTGCTCATTTTTCCTTCATAATGTATGCTTCAACATGCCCAAGAATTTGCAGCATCTAGTGGATCCAATCCATCATCTCACTCTACTAGCCAcaccttcttcttcttcgattCATTACTCCACCAAATGTAAGGGGTGTGGAAAAGGAATCGCCGGCTTTTCTTACGCTTGTACAAAATGTTCTAGTTATTTTCACACACTATGCTTAGCGTTACCTCTTTCAATGGAACTGACATCCCACTGCCATAAACTGGACTTAGAAGTCTGTCCTCCCTATGATTTCGAATGTGACTTATGCAAAAAGCCTAGCTATAAAGGGTGGCTTTACCATTGCAGCTCTTGCGAATTTGATGCTCACATTTCCTGTGCTATTAAACATAAAGGAGCAGATATTGAAAATCACTGTGAGTCAGTTTTTCAGAGCAAATCATCTGATCAGCTCCAAAGCAAAACAGGAACTGGTAATAAATGCCACGAGTTGATGGAATTACTAACAATATACATGAAGGGAACAGAGGCAAGTGTTAGTGAAGAAAGTTTCCAAGATCAACTTGAGCATCCAGCCCAACAAACCCCGAGTTACCAATTCAGTGATGGTTGCTTTTCCATTGATCTTGCAAAGTCACAGCTGATAAACGAAGAACAGACTGGATCACAGATGAGAAAAGAAACAGTGGAAATTCCACGAAATAAAGAGAAACAGAATGTTGCCTACATTACTCTGCCAAAAGGGGTTAATTTACCTTCCTCAAATGGGATTG GAACGTTTGAGGAGTTCATGTTGTCCGGACATCCTTCAAAGTTTGTTTTGTCTGAAGAAGTGAAAAGGCTAAACTTGAAGCTACAAGGACACAAAGTACAGATTTGA